One genomic region from Chthonomonas calidirosea T49 encodes:
- a CDS encoding Gfo/Idh/MocA family protein, with protein sequence MLQIALVGCGVIAPQHIAAFAKQYERATLSVFCDLDMEKADRARAHYEKLLGKSVGSRIVASYEEVLADSTVDAVDLCLPHHLHAEYAIAAARAGKHILCEKPLANTLEDCDRMIAAAREAGVVLFHGENMRLDPVVNRAMELIREGRIGIVTGLQQTYAHWQPEAMNRGWRARPEEAGGGQLMDAAIHHVDILRHVGGEIVQVQAMTTQHRPELGPESEDTGVLNFRFDRGHLGQLFAGHATRNRGGSPLLTVFGTEGSLTLEAFWPRRGLVWFPANNEPQVLIEHHHWQESFDAEIAHFLDVLLEGVPLRATPEEGRRNVEIILAAYTSARTGRLVEV encoded by the coding sequence ATGCTTCAGATTGCACTGGTTGGATGTGGGGTCATTGCACCCCAACACATTGCTGCGTTTGCAAAACAGTATGAGCGCGCCACCCTCTCGGTTTTCTGCGATCTCGACATGGAAAAGGCCGATCGGGCGCGAGCGCACTATGAAAAACTACTCGGTAAGAGCGTGGGAAGCCGCATTGTGGCCTCCTATGAAGAGGTTTTGGCCGATTCCACCGTTGATGCGGTAGATCTTTGCCTACCACACCATCTTCATGCGGAATATGCGATTGCGGCAGCGAGGGCTGGAAAACATATTCTATGCGAAAAGCCTCTGGCCAACACCTTAGAAGACTGCGATCGCATGATCGCTGCGGCTAGAGAGGCCGGGGTGGTTCTGTTTCATGGAGAGAACATGCGGCTGGATCCGGTGGTGAATCGAGCGATGGAGTTGATCCGTGAGGGCCGAATAGGCATTGTAACCGGTTTGCAGCAGACCTACGCGCACTGGCAGCCGGAGGCTATGAACCGCGGCTGGCGCGCGCGGCCTGAAGAGGCAGGTGGAGGGCAGCTGATGGATGCGGCAATTCATCATGTGGACATCCTCCGGCACGTTGGTGGTGAGATCGTTCAGGTGCAGGCGATGACCACGCAGCATCGTCCGGAGTTAGGGCCTGAAAGCGAGGATACCGGTGTGCTGAACTTTCGGTTCGATCGGGGGCACCTTGGGCAGCTATTTGCCGGACACGCGACGCGCAACCGAGGAGGCTCTCCTCTGCTGACCGTGTTTGGTACCGAGGGCAGCCTTACGCTCGAAGCGTTTTGGCCTAGACGCGGGTTGGTGTGGTTTCCCGCCAACAACGAGCCGCAGGTGCTTATCGAGCACCATCATTGGCAAGAGAGTTTCGATGCCGAGATAGCCCACTTTCTTGATGTGCTTTTGGAAGGTGTTCCTTTACGGGCGACACCAGAGGAGGGGCGCCGAAATGTAGAGATTATTTTGGCAGCCTACACGTCGGCGCGGACGGGACGATTAGTGGAGGTATAG
- a CDS encoding DUF192 domain-containing protein, which translates to MRDVLYSLLEVESGKVVIEKLYVADTFWKQAVGLLGKRGLSENEGLWIEPCNGVHTFGMRFAIDLLFLDKSGLAVHRAFHVKPWRICGPIWGTRVVVEMPAGALVQVNIQPGRHYVKIPREQESKF; encoded by the coding sequence ATGAGAGATGTCTTGTATTCGCTTTTGGAAGTAGAAAGTGGTAAAGTGGTCATCGAGAAGTTATATGTTGCGGACACTTTTTGGAAGCAAGCGGTTGGGCTACTTGGCAAGAGAGGTTTGAGCGAGAACGAGGGGTTGTGGATTGAACCATGCAACGGTGTGCATACCTTTGGAATGCGCTTTGCTATAGACCTTCTTTTTTTAGACAAGAGTGGTCTTGCGGTGCACAGAGCCTTTCATGTAAAGCCATGGCGAATCTGCGGGCCGATTTGGGGGACGCGGGTTGTTGTGGAGATGCCTGCGGGGGCCCTTGTACAGGTCAACATACAACCAGGAAGACACTATGTAAAGATTCCGCGGGAACAGGAGAGCAAGTTTTGA
- a CDS encoding N-acetylmannosamine-6-phosphate 2-epimerase yields MIVKQQILQRLKGGIIVSCQANPSTPLGRPEVLAALAAAAEQGGAVGIRADGPANVAAIAELVSVPIIAIYKQVHPGFEVYITPTPQAAQEVFACSTPSPAIIAFDATDRPRPNGYTWQEILRFIQNELGALAMADISTFEEGLAAAEAGVDLVATTLSGYTAPTAFKREQGGPDLELVSQLAQEVPCPIICEGRIRSPQEAYAALCAGAWAVVVGTAITAIDRVTANYVAAMKACTR; encoded by the coding sequence ATGATAGTTAAACAGCAAATCCTCCAACGCCTCAAAGGTGGCATCATCGTCTCCTGCCAAGCCAATCCATCCACCCCTCTTGGCCGCCCCGAGGTGCTTGCCGCACTGGCGGCGGCAGCAGAGCAAGGAGGAGCGGTAGGTATACGAGCGGATGGTCCGGCCAATGTCGCCGCCATTGCCGAACTAGTCTCTGTGCCAATTATTGCCATTTATAAGCAGGTTCATCCTGGCTTCGAGGTCTATATTACCCCCACCCCACAAGCGGCTCAGGAGGTTTTCGCGTGCAGTACCCCATCACCTGCTATCATCGCCTTCGATGCTACCGACCGTCCACGCCCCAATGGCTACACCTGGCAGGAGATTCTGCGTTTCATTCAAAACGAATTAGGCGCTCTCGCAATGGCCGATATCTCCACCTTTGAAGAGGGGTTGGCAGCCGCTGAGGCCGGCGTTGATCTCGTTGCCACCACCCTCAGCGGCTATACGGCCCCCACTGCATTTAAGAGAGAACAGGGTGGCCCCGACCTTGAGCTAGTCTCCCAACTCGCCCAAGAGGTTCCGTGTCCTATTATCTGCGAAGGGCGTATCCGATCTCCCCAGGAAGCCTATGCGGCGCTCTGTGCCGGTGCCTGGGCCGTTGTCGTTGGTACGGCGATCACTGCCATAGATCGCGTCACCGCTAACTACGTGGCCGCGATGAAAGCCTGTACCCGGTGA
- a CDS encoding cold-shock protein: MQIRGRVKWFSNAKGYGFIETPEGKDIFVHYSAILQEGYKTLAEGQEVAFEIVEGAKGPQAANVIAINPTN; encoded by the coding sequence ATGCAAATTAGAGGTCGTGTTAAGTGGTTCAGCAACGCGAAGGGGTATGGATTCATCGAAACTCCGGAAGGTAAGGACATCTTTGTCCACTACTCCGCCATTCTACAAGAGGGCTACAAAACGCTCGCGGAAGGGCAAGAGGTCGCATTCGAGATCGTGGAAGGAGCAAAAGGCCCACAGGCCGCGAATGTTATCGCCATTAACCCAACGAACTAA
- the pruA gene encoding L-glutamate gamma-semialdehyde dehydrogenase, whose amino-acid sequence MFTPFQNEYPYPNFSEERPRKKMEEALQAVAGQLGKLYPVCLGTSRIESTERLVSINPAKPHQVVGQVCTAPPELVEKAVLEAERAYPAWSSLSPEVRARHLVKLAAILRRRIYEFSAWMVYEVSKSWSEAYADVAEAIDFLEYYAREAVRWGQGKPTVDFPGEENVYFYLPLGVGAVIAPWNFPLAILTGMTMAAVVAGNTVIVKPAEQSSVIAAKLMELLDLAGFPPGVVNLMPGPGETVGEALTAHPKIRFVAFTGSKEVGIHIYQKVATVQPNQKFLRRAILEMGGKDAIIVDDGVGLDTTATEIVRSAFGFQGQKCSACSRLIVHKNLYEPLLQKVIEQARRLRVGDPAQYGIDMGAVIDADAYRKIQSYIAIGKTEGELVMGGVDPAEPDETGYFIHPTIFRDVAPNARIAQEEIFGPVLAVIKADDFDHALEIANSTEYGLTGALFSYNREHIERARREFHVGNLYINRKCTGALVGVQPFGGFNMSGTDSKAGGPDYLGLFLQAKSVSERF is encoded by the coding sequence ATGTTTACGCCATTTCAGAACGAGTATCCATATCCGAACTTTAGCGAGGAGCGCCCTCGCAAGAAGATGGAGGAGGCTCTGCAGGCCGTTGCAGGGCAGTTAGGCAAGCTTTATCCGGTTTGTTTAGGCACCTCTCGCATTGAGAGCACGGAGCGTTTGGTGAGTATTAATCCGGCCAAGCCGCACCAGGTGGTAGGACAGGTCTGTACAGCCCCACCGGAGTTAGTCGAGAAGGCAGTTTTAGAGGCCGAGCGGGCCTATCCGGCATGGTCAAGCCTTTCGCCGGAGGTGAGAGCGAGGCATCTGGTAAAGCTGGCGGCCATTCTACGCCGTCGCATCTACGAGTTTTCGGCCTGGATGGTCTACGAGGTCAGCAAAAGCTGGAGCGAGGCCTATGCCGATGTGGCTGAGGCGATCGATTTTCTCGAGTATTATGCGCGCGAGGCCGTCCGATGGGGGCAAGGTAAACCCACGGTGGATTTCCCCGGAGAAGAGAACGTCTATTTCTATCTGCCTTTAGGGGTTGGAGCGGTGATCGCACCGTGGAACTTTCCCCTAGCCATTCTCACCGGCATGACGATGGCTGCGGTCGTGGCGGGCAATACGGTGATTGTAAAGCCGGCGGAACAGTCATCCGTTATCGCTGCTAAGTTGATGGAGCTGCTAGATTTGGCGGGCTTTCCTCCTGGAGTCGTCAACTTGATGCCCGGCCCGGGTGAGACCGTAGGAGAGGCACTGACGGCGCACCCGAAAATCCGCTTTGTTGCTTTCACTGGAAGCAAGGAGGTTGGAATACATATCTACCAAAAGGTGGCAACGGTGCAGCCAAACCAGAAGTTTTTGCGTCGTGCTATCCTTGAGATGGGTGGCAAGGACGCCATTATCGTAGATGATGGGGTAGGGCTAGACACTACAGCCACCGAGATAGTGCGGTCTGCTTTTGGTTTTCAGGGGCAGAAATGCTCTGCCTGCTCACGTCTCATTGTACATAAGAACCTCTACGAGCCGCTACTACAGAAGGTTATAGAACAGGCGCGGAGGTTACGCGTCGGCGACCCGGCGCAGTATGGTATAGATATGGGCGCGGTGATAGATGCCGATGCTTATCGGAAAATCCAAAGTTATATCGCCATCGGCAAAACGGAAGGGGAACTCGTTATGGGCGGGGTAGATCCCGCTGAGCCAGACGAAACCGGTTACTTTATTCACCCGACCATCTTTCGAGATGTGGCGCCCAACGCCCGCATCGCGCAAGAAGAGATCTTCGGGCCGGTGCTTGCCGTGATAAAAGCGGACGATTTTGATCATGCGCTGGAGATCGCCAACAGCACGGAGTACGGTTTGACCGGTGCCCTGTTTTCGTACAATCGCGAGCATATCGAGCGGGCGCGTCGCGAGTTCCATGTTGGAAACCTCTACATTAACCGTAAATGCACCGGTGCGCTCGTAGGAGTACAGCCATTTGGCGGATTCAACATGTCGGGCACCGATAGCAAAGCCGGTGGACCCGACTACCTCGGCCTCTTCTTGCAGGCTAAATCGGTGTCCGAGCGCTTCTAA
- the trxA gene encoding thioredoxin codes for MSHARPLTASDFEAEVINSNVPVVIDFWAEWCNPCRLIAPHVEALAQEYAGKAKVFKVNVDEEREIAEKYNILQIPTLLFFKNGKVVDQWIGTTTKETLARKLEALL; via the coding sequence ATGAGTCACGCGCGCCCCCTTACCGCCTCCGATTTCGAGGCGGAAGTCATCAACTCAAATGTACCGGTTGTAATAGATTTCTGGGCAGAATGGTGCAATCCATGTCGGCTCATTGCCCCCCACGTGGAAGCGCTTGCCCAGGAATATGCGGGCAAAGCCAAAGTCTTTAAGGTAAACGTAGACGAGGAAAGAGAGATCGCCGAAAAGTACAATATTCTCCAAATCCCCACCCTTCTCTTCTTTAAAAACGGGAAGGTTGTGGATCAATGGATCGGCACCACCACGAAAGAAACTCTCGCCCGCAAGTTAGAGGCGCTGCTATAA
- a CDS encoding RNA polymerase sigma factor, translated as MLSRSEQREQIEILRSQTGAERLDYLCRTYRDNILRICYAVLHEPNEAEDATQEVLLLASKHFLQYRGECALTTWIWHIAYNYSLKCCRQREAHAYLPLPEEALTPDRNEHTLENILFFRQMESTVLARLSSCNRLIYIYTFHYEMSSEEIAQALPLAESLSASAVRSRLYRIIRPTIEQVQREFE; from the coding sequence ATGCTATCACGATCCGAGCAGCGAGAGCAAATCGAGATACTCCGGTCTCAGACCGGAGCGGAGCGTCTTGATTATCTATGTCGCACCTATCGCGACAACATTCTACGTATCTGCTATGCAGTTCTTCACGAGCCCAACGAAGCAGAAGATGCAACTCAAGAGGTTCTCCTCCTTGCTTCGAAGCATTTCCTACAGTATCGAGGTGAGTGTGCCCTAACAACCTGGATTTGGCACATCGCCTATAACTACAGCCTCAAATGCTGTCGCCAGCGAGAGGCGCATGCTTACCTTCCGTTGCCCGAAGAGGCTCTCACACCTGATCGCAATGAACATACGCTGGAGAATATCCTCTTCTTTCGTCAAATGGAAAGCACAGTGCTCGCCCGTCTCAGCTCCTGCAACCGGCTCATCTACATTTATACCTTCCACTATGAGATGAGTTCGGAGGAGATCGCTCAAGCTCTACCTCTCGCCGAGTCGCTGAGCGCGAGTGCTGTTCGATCGCGGCTCTATCGGATCATTCGTCCAACCATTGAACAGGTTCAGCGCGAATTCGAGTAA
- a CDS encoding vitamin K epoxide reductase family protein codes for MKRILTNNITLFLSAFGTLLAGYLTLTHFMPSAPLPCSMKGAGCTEILHGPYSHLGPIPTAAFGLGMYLLVFVLALLRRKLLPTAETIPAALPEPALAQVGASQETTSALSPVRQASISTVSDWKAALAPADLARLLLYDRLIWLLTAAGFCISWWLQYIAIFVQRSFCPYCFTSALTVTTLAAIAWYDYVQQGRPLNSEQKMLGLVLGFILVLLGFIYVPGIVGMLGSSIYTGPVQRSINMRSILVRPGSHIYGNPKAKYILVEFADYNCPHCAEAAQALPDLLKSHPDICLVFRNFPLGLDTVLHFTYSGMAAQAAEAAALQGKFWQYHDLLFKNQPVMQAPGFSPSQFADFARSLGMDVQKFTADMNSPAIIQRVRQDYMDGLHAHVNSTPTFFLITPNHIYSFIGIDEFEKLLKEPNNEVWK; via the coding sequence ATGAAACGTATTCTCACAAACAACATTACCCTATTTCTCTCTGCCTTCGGTACTTTGTTAGCGGGCTATCTAACGCTTACCCATTTCATGCCCTCTGCACCGCTGCCGTGTAGTATGAAGGGAGCAGGATGCACGGAGATTCTGCATGGCCCCTACTCTCATCTGGGGCCCATACCTACCGCAGCGTTTGGATTGGGCATGTATCTTCTCGTTTTTGTGCTCGCCCTACTCCGTAGAAAGCTGCTACCCACGGCAGAAACCATACCGGCTGCCCTTCCCGAGCCAGCTCTAGCGCAAGTGGGCGCCTCTCAAGAAACCACTTCAGCTCTATCACCGGTGCGCCAGGCTTCCATTTCAACCGTCTCCGACTGGAAAGCCGCCCTCGCCCCAGCCGACCTCGCGCGCCTGCTTCTTTATGACCGTCTCATCTGGCTACTTACCGCTGCGGGCTTTTGCATCTCCTGGTGGCTTCAATATATCGCAATCTTTGTCCAACGCTCCTTTTGTCCTTACTGCTTCACTTCTGCCCTCACCGTAACCACGCTTGCTGCTATCGCCTGGTACGACTATGTGCAGCAAGGCCGTCCCCTCAATAGCGAACAAAAGATGCTGGGTTTGGTGTTAGGCTTTATCTTGGTACTACTGGGTTTCATCTATGTTCCCGGCATTGTTGGAATGTTGGGAAGTAGTATTTATACAGGTCCCGTTCAGCGCTCCATCAACATGCGCTCCATCCTCGTTCGACCTGGGTCACATATCTACGGCAACCCAAAAGCAAAGTATATCTTGGTGGAGTTTGCCGACTATAACTGTCCCCACTGTGCTGAGGCCGCCCAGGCTCTGCCAGATCTGTTGAAATCCCATCCCGATATCTGTCTCGTATTTCGCAATTTCCCTCTTGGCCTGGATACCGTTCTCCATTTCACCTATTCTGGCATGGCGGCTCAAGCGGCCGAAGCGGCCGCCCTTCAAGGCAAGTTCTGGCAGTACCACGATCTACTCTTCAAAAACCAGCCCGTTATGCAAGCTCCAGGATTCTCCCCAAGCCAGTTCGCCGACTTTGCTAGAAGCCTGGGAATGGATGTCCAAAAGTTTACTGCCGATATGAACAGCCCGGCCATTATCCAACGAGTGCGCCAAGACTACATGGACGGTCTACATGCCCACGTCAATTCCACACCCACCTTCTTCCTCATCACGCCAAACCATATCTACTCGTTTATAGGTATTGACGAGTTCGAAAAACTTCTCAAAGAGCCCAATAACGAGGTGTGGAAGTGA
- a CDS encoding zinc-dependent alcohol dehydrogenase produces the protein MNTMQAAVLYGPEDVRIEEVPIREPAEGEVRVRIQAALTCGTDVKVYRRGYHARMIQPPALFGHEFAGVIEAIGPNVQGWQIGQRVVAANSAPCGRCLFCRRGQSELCRELLFLNGAYAETILVPARIVATNLLPIPPHLDFAEAALVEPLACVVHGLARLSIHPGESVAVIGLGPVGLLFVRLCVLAGARVLAIGRRAQRLTLAKALGADKVFDLQMGEEVLQHLKRSTDEGLGADWVIEAVGTTQAWEHAIALARPGGTVCLFGGCPAGSSIALDTHRIHYEEVTLISAFHHTPSAVRQALTLLSEGKIPTHLFLQHRATLSQIPDVLACLANGTLDAIKVAVTPA, from the coding sequence ATGAACACGATGCAAGCGGCCGTTCTCTACGGTCCGGAGGATGTGCGCATCGAAGAGGTGCCTATAAGAGAGCCTGCTGAAGGAGAAGTACGAGTGCGAATACAGGCGGCTTTAACCTGCGGCACCGACGTGAAGGTCTATCGCCGTGGCTATCATGCGCGCATGATTCAGCCTCCCGCTCTGTTTGGGCATGAGTTTGCTGGGGTCATTGAAGCCATCGGGCCTAACGTCCAGGGGTGGCAGATAGGTCAACGCGTCGTCGCGGCAAATTCGGCCCCTTGTGGTCGGTGCCTCTTTTGTCGGCGCGGGCAGTCGGAGTTGTGCCGCGAGCTCCTGTTCCTAAACGGCGCCTATGCCGAAACCATCCTCGTGCCCGCTCGCATTGTGGCAACGAATCTTTTACCCATCCCACCTCACCTCGATTTTGCAGAAGCAGCTTTGGTAGAGCCACTTGCCTGCGTAGTACACGGATTAGCGCGCCTGTCTATCCACCCTGGAGAGAGTGTGGCGGTGATCGGCCTTGGCCCTGTAGGGCTTCTCTTTGTACGCCTTTGCGTTTTGGCTGGAGCAAGAGTCCTCGCTATTGGGCGACGAGCACAACGGCTCACACTCGCCAAAGCGTTAGGAGCTGATAAGGTTTTCGATCTCCAAATGGGCGAGGAGGTACTTCAGCATCTCAAACGCTCTACCGACGAAGGATTAGGTGCCGACTGGGTCATCGAAGCCGTGGGTACCACACAAGCCTGGGAGCACGCTATCGCCCTAGCCCGACCCGGCGGAACGGTGTGCCTCTTTGGAGGCTGTCCCGCAGGAAGCTCTATCGCTCTAGATACCCATCGCATTCATTATGAGGAGGTTACACTCATCAGTGCCTTCCATCACACACCAAGCGCTGTGCGACAAGCACTAACCCTTCTTTCAGAAGGCAAGATTCCCACCCATCTCTTTCTGCAGCATCGGGCTACCCTCTCTCAGATTCCCGACGTCCTCGCCTGCCTAGCCAACGGCACACTCGACGCCATCAAGGTCGCTGTTACCCCTGCTTAG
- a CDS encoding alcohol dehydrogenase catalytic domain-containing protein, translating into MNELPHAMLAAVYRGKDEIRLERLPLPPISPKEVLIRVEACGICGTDLKKIHLGLVEPPRIFGHEIAGRIARIGEDVEGWEVGERVAVVHHVPCLRSDCPYCRRSAFAQCPVYKQTGTTAGYEPAGGGFAEFVRVMERCVKHGMIRLPPNVTSEEASFIEPLNTCLKGVRQANIQPDDVVLILGQGPIGLLYTQLCRRVGAQVFVVDPLASRRALALQLGAEVAFATAIEAKSYLTENLSTGGADVAILAVANSHLVQTTLDLVRPAGKVLLFAQTYLQDFTQIDAGVIGMLEKQLLGSYSGDVTLLQEAADLIFRHDIEVQRLISHRLPLSSMQEAIALASQPKENTLKVIVQP; encoded by the coding sequence ATGAATGAACTACCCCACGCCATGCTCGCTGCCGTTTACAGGGGGAAAGATGAAATACGGCTTGAACGCCTTCCGCTCCCACCCATCAGTCCAAAGGAGGTTCTTATCAGGGTAGAAGCTTGTGGCATCTGCGGCACCGACCTCAAAAAAATACACCTCGGCTTGGTGGAACCGCCTCGCATCTTTGGTCATGAGATCGCCGGCCGTATCGCCCGAATCGGCGAGGATGTGGAAGGTTGGGAGGTTGGGGAGCGCGTAGCGGTGGTCCACCATGTGCCCTGTCTTCGCTCCGATTGCCCTTACTGTCGCCGTAGTGCCTTTGCCCAATGCCCGGTCTATAAGCAAACTGGAACAACCGCCGGCTATGAACCAGCGGGAGGCGGCTTTGCCGAGTTTGTGCGCGTTATGGAGCGGTGCGTAAAACACGGGATGATCCGATTGCCCCCCAACGTCACTTCGGAAGAGGCCTCTTTCATCGAACCGCTCAATACCTGTCTAAAGGGCGTTCGTCAAGCCAACATTCAGCCGGACGATGTGGTGCTTATTCTTGGTCAAGGGCCTATCGGGCTTCTCTATACCCAACTCTGCCGTAGAGTGGGAGCACAGGTGTTCGTTGTCGATCCGCTGGCCTCACGGCGTGCCCTAGCGCTACAGCTCGGCGCCGAAGTCGCCTTTGCTACTGCAATCGAAGCCAAAAGCTACCTTACCGAAAACCTATCAACCGGAGGGGCCGACGTGGCGATTTTGGCCGTCGCCAACAGCCACCTTGTTCAAACAACTCTCGATCTGGTGCGTCCAGCGGGTAAGGTGCTGCTTTTCGCTCAAACCTATCTGCAAGACTTTACCCAAATAGATGCAGGAGTTATCGGCATGCTCGAAAAACAGCTTCTAGGTTCCTATAGTGGGGACGTCACGCTGCTTCAGGAAGCCGCAGACCTCATTTTTCGACACGACATAGAGGTGCAACGGCTCATCTCGCACCGCCTGCCACTCTCATCCATGCAAGAGGCCATCGCCCTCGCTTCGCAACCCAAAGAGAACACCCTCAAAGTGATCGTTCAGCCATGA
- a CDS encoding carboxypeptidase-like regulatory domain-containing protein has product MKPFFAILTIGMLFLLGGSFAATATDVVYVSGQVTDAHGQPLSNALVAVFNDRNQVVDYAHTDDNGNYILALPVSALHLPQHHSQTFLAQVFDTAGHLVGGLLDFIANPLRAGVHAAAAGVAATTPNPLAKGGIAVGAGVVDQTLFALSTDKQTSVQQQHDRKQPGILILKAIAPGYKDLAGPTSIYWMEEDTFHVAGRTQKATVAWVDPVQLASLNAKEPSHAESNYLTFTQARLSPSLAAYGQTVRIEAFLPTPSVPKVAIVVVARDNRNGLIWQLYPKGDGWYEGEFTIDKRFPVNDQTISVLAYGADEQHPGRRPDVERSILRAGLWDPKKPFLYNPLLVCSRNRADLTLTVLPPTRP; this is encoded by the coding sequence GTGAAACCCTTTTTCGCCATTCTAACCATAGGAATGCTGTTCTTACTCGGCGGGAGCTTTGCGGCTACGGCTACCGATGTGGTCTATGTCTCCGGTCAAGTCACCGATGCCCATGGGCAGCCCCTCTCCAACGCGCTCGTGGCCGTGTTTAACGACCGGAATCAGGTGGTGGACTATGCACATACCGATGATAACGGCAATTACATTCTCGCACTGCCAGTAAGCGCTCTCCATCTTCCCCAACATCATAGCCAAACGTTTTTGGCTCAAGTGTTTGACACTGCAGGCCATCTCGTTGGGGGACTTCTCGATTTTATCGCCAACCCACTGCGTGCCGGGGTGCATGCCGCGGCAGCCGGTGTAGCGGCCACGACCCCTAACCCCCTTGCGAAGGGTGGCATTGCCGTTGGCGCTGGTGTCGTAGACCAAACCCTCTTCGCCCTTTCTACAGATAAACAGACGTCCGTTCAACAGCAACACGACCGAAAGCAGCCCGGCATCCTCATACTTAAGGCGATTGCACCAGGCTATAAAGACCTTGCCGGCCCTACAAGCATCTACTGGATGGAAGAGGACACCTTCCACGTAGCCGGCCGAACTCAAAAGGCGACCGTAGCCTGGGTCGATCCGGTGCAACTAGCCTCTTTGAACGCTAAAGAGCCTTCTCATGCCGAATCGAACTATCTCACATTCACCCAAGCCCGCCTCTCCCCAAGCCTAGCGGCCTATGGCCAAACGGTGCGCATCGAGGCCTTTCTTCCCACACCATCCGTGCCCAAAGTCGCCATCGTGGTTGTTGCACGTGATAACCGCAACGGTCTCATCTGGCAACTCTATCCCAAAGGAGATGGCTGGTACGAGGGGGAGTTCACCATAGATAAACGGTTTCCTGTGAACGATCAGACGATCAGCGTTCTCGCGTATGGTGCGGACGAGCAGCACCCGGGCCGACGTCCCGATGTGGAACGTAGCATCCTTCGAGCAGGACTTTGGGACCCGAAGAAGCCTTTTCTGTACAATCCGCTTCTGGTATGTAGCCGCAATCGTGCCGACCTCACCCTCACCGTGCTACCACCAACACGACCATAA